The Chryseolinea soli genome contains a region encoding:
- a CDS encoding type B 50S ribosomal protein L31: MKKGIHPEYREVVFWDTSSDTKFISRSTSNTKETIKMENGKEYPVIKVEVSSASHPFFTGKKLFVDTAGRVEKFKNKYQKKA; encoded by the coding sequence ATGAAAAAAGGCATTCATCCGGAGTACAGAGAAGTTGTTTTCTGGGACACTTCCAGCGACACCAAATTCATAAGCCGCTCGACTTCCAATACCAAAGAAACCATCAAAATGGAAAATGGTAAGGAATATCCTGTGATCAAGGTCGAAGTGAGCTCGGCATCTCATCCATTTTTCACCGGCAAAAAGCTGTTTGTCGACACCGCAGGCCGCGTGGAAAAATTCAAGAACAAGTATCAGAAGAAAGCTTAA
- a CDS encoding GlmU family protein produces MNLILFDDPSIRIELLPFTFTRPIGALRVGILTIAEKWEKYLGTTASFKTEPYLQKKYPTVSTADNLLVNGALCPDELLAATVKSLPEGYFLVKGSLLLAARNPVQEMNQQNTIEYREPLTIIDTPWKIFRENGAQIRADFKKVTAGRTSAGIADRHTIVYGAENIFVEEGVSIRAATLNAENGPIYLGKNSQLHEGALIRGAFALCEGSQINMGAKVRGDVTVGPYSKVGGEISNSVIIAYSNKAHDGFLGNSVVGEWCNIGADSNTSNLKNNYDLIKLWRHKEQDYVQTELYFCGLMMGDHSKCSINTMFNTATVVDVSASVFGEGFPPNYVPSFSWGGAAGLTTYQLDKALETAARVVGRRDQVLSDLDREILLHVYNTTAHSRTWEKK; encoded by the coding sequence ATGAATTTGATCCTCTTCGATGACCCCTCCATCCGCATAGAACTCCTCCCCTTCACTTTCACACGCCCCATTGGCGCCCTGCGCGTGGGAATCCTCACAATCGCCGAAAAATGGGAGAAATACCTGGGGACCACCGCCTCTTTCAAGACCGAACCGTACCTCCAAAAAAAATATCCCACCGTTTCCACGGCCGACAACCTGCTGGTGAACGGTGCCCTTTGCCCGGACGAGCTCCTGGCAGCCACCGTAAAATCGCTTCCCGAAGGGTATTTCCTCGTGAAAGGCTCCCTGCTCCTGGCCGCGCGGAATCCGGTGCAGGAAATGAACCAGCAGAACACCATCGAATACCGCGAACCGCTCACGATCATCGACACGCCCTGGAAGATCTTTCGCGAGAATGGGGCACAGATCCGCGCCGACTTTAAAAAGGTCACGGCCGGCAGAACATCGGCGGGTATTGCCGACCGGCACACGATCGTGTATGGCGCGGAGAATATTTTTGTGGAGGAAGGTGTTTCCATCCGTGCCGCAACCCTCAATGCCGAAAACGGACCTATCTACTTGGGAAAGAACAGCCAGCTTCATGAAGGCGCGCTCATTCGCGGGGCCTTTGCGCTGTGCGAAGGTTCCCAGATCAACATGGGCGCCAAGGTGCGGGGCGATGTAACGGTAGGCCCTTATTCCAAAGTGGGTGGCGAGATCAGCAACTCGGTCATCATCGCCTACAGCAACAAGGCCCACGACGGCTTCCTGGGCAATTCAGTGGTGGGCGAGTGGTGCAACATCGGGGCAGACTCCAACACCTCGAACCTCAAGAACAACTACGATCTCATCAAACTGTGGCGGCACAAAGAACAGGACTATGTGCAGACAGAATTATATTTTTGCGGGCTGATGATGGGCGACCACAGCAAGTGCTCCATCAACACCATGTTCAACACGGCCACGGTGGTCGATGTGAGCGCCAGCGTGTTTGGCGAGGGCTTTCCCCCCAATTATGTTCCATCCTTTTCCTGGGGTGGCGCTGCGGGACTCACCACCTACCAGCTTGACAAAGCCCTGGAGACCGCCGCACGCGTGGTGGGACGCCGGGACCAGGTGCTGAGCGACCTCGACAGAGAGATTCTTCTTCATGTGTACAACACCACGGCGCACAGTCGCACGTGGGAAAAAAAATGA
- a CDS encoding ATP-binding protein: MQFSSIPGLHDVKAMLTAAVKSNHIAHAQLFVGSAGALNLPMALAYATYLHCENRGDDSCGVCPACSKNSKFIHPDTHFVFPLSNVKGDKDEERFKADIMKSWRAFLLEQPYGNLNDWTNYYGGEDKQALISREESREIIKTLSLKPFESANKVMIIWQPELMHPSAANGILKILEEPAPHTFFILVTNAADKLLPTIISRTQIVTVPLLQDEEVESYLTAHNVEAARAKKITPLAEGDLNYALKLTENEEDDNTKQFRDWMGQCWQKRYGLLVATAEQFHAKDKLSQKNLLAYSMLVMREALLFISGATAMNRSRGEELEFIGRFSKQMTVEKIEKSFTLINDASYHLERNGSAKMIFLDLSLKLAKIINP; encoded by the coding sequence ATGCAGTTTTCATCCATCCCAGGCCTGCACGATGTAAAGGCGATGCTCACCGCGGCAGTGAAGAGCAATCACATTGCCCACGCCCAGCTTTTTGTGGGCAGCGCCGGCGCGTTGAATCTCCCCATGGCGCTGGCCTACGCCACCTACCTGCACTGCGAAAACCGCGGCGACGACTCCTGCGGTGTGTGTCCGGCCTGCTCCAAGAACAGCAAATTCATCCACCCCGATACGCATTTCGTTTTCCCCCTCAGCAACGTGAAGGGCGACAAAGACGAAGAACGTTTCAAGGCCGACATCATGAAATCATGGCGCGCCTTCCTGCTGGAGCAGCCCTACGGAAATCTCAATGACTGGACCAACTATTATGGCGGCGAAGACAAGCAGGCGCTCATTTCGCGCGAAGAAAGCCGCGAGATCATCAAAACGCTTTCGTTAAAGCCCTTTGAAAGCGCCAACAAAGTCATGATCATCTGGCAGCCGGAACTGATGCACCCCTCGGCAGCCAATGGCATTTTGAAAATATTGGAAGAGCCTGCGCCGCACACGTTCTTTATCCTGGTGACCAATGCCGCCGATAAATTGTTGCCCACCATCATTTCGCGTACGCAGATCGTCACCGTGCCGCTGCTGCAGGATGAGGAGGTCGAATCGTATCTCACGGCACATAACGTGGAGGCTGCCCGTGCGAAGAAGATCACCCCGCTGGCCGAGGGCGATCTGAACTATGCACTGAAGCTCACCGAAAACGAAGAAGACGACAACACCAAACAATTCAGGGATTGGATGGGCCAGTGCTGGCAAAAAAGATACGGCTTGTTGGTAGCCACGGCTGAGCAATTTCATGCCAAGGACAAACTGAGTCAAAAGAATTTATTGGCCTACAGCATGCTCGTGATGCGCGAAGCCCTCCTCTTCATCTCGGGCGCCACCGCGATGAACCGGTCGAGGGGCGAAGAACTTGAATTTATTGGCCGTTTCAGCAAGCAGATGACGGTGGAGAAAATCGAAAAATCGTTTACCTTGATCAACGACGCCAGTTATCACCTCGAGCGCAATGGAAGCGCCAAGATGATTTTCCTGGACCTTTCTTTAAAACTGGCAAAGATCATCAACCCGTAA
- the hemC gene encoding hydroxymethylbilane synthase produces the protein MNKVIRIGTRGSKLALWQAEHVASLIKPSGYQTEIVPIETRGDKILNVSIAKIGSKGVFTEEIEAKLLDGSIDIAVHSAKDLASEIPDELELVAFTERELANDVIVSHKKNINLATDTLRIGTSATRRVAFLKHFYPHQEALTIRGNLQTRFAKLEAGDYDALLLAYAGVHRMGFDHLIVEKIETSYFVPAVGQGSIAVECHKKLPFDKKDIIERWVNHPETEDCIRAERSFLKTLQGGCSIPAFGYAHHEGGAITLKGGIISLDGQRIIKAKHSASPADVKALGERVANEVLINGGATLLSEIKNLVA, from the coding sequence ATGAATAAAGTCATTCGCATTGGTACCCGCGGAAGCAAATTGGCCTTGTGGCAGGCGGAACATGTCGCCAGCCTGATCAAACCATCGGGTTATCAAACCGAGATTGTTCCCATCGAAACCCGGGGTGACAAGATCCTGAACGTTTCCATCGCCAAGATCGGCAGCAAGGGCGTGTTCACGGAAGAGATCGAAGCCAAACTGCTGGACGGCTCCATCGACATTGCGGTGCACAGCGCCAAAGACCTGGCCTCCGAAATTCCGGACGAGTTGGAGCTGGTGGCTTTCACCGAGCGGGAGCTGGCCAACGATGTGATCGTGAGTCATAAAAAGAATATCAACCTGGCCACAGACACACTGCGGATTGGCACCTCGGCCACGCGGCGGGTGGCGTTCCTCAAACATTTTTATCCACACCAGGAAGCGTTGACCATCCGTGGCAACCTCCAGACGCGCTTTGCCAAACTGGAGGCCGGCGACTACGATGCGTTGTTGCTCGCCTACGCCGGCGTTCACCGCATGGGATTCGATCATCTGATCGTGGAGAAGATCGAGACCAGCTATTTTGTTCCCGCCGTCGGGCAGGGAAGCATTGCCGTGGAGTGTCACAAGAAGCTGCCTTTCGACAAAAAAGATATCATCGAACGCTGGGTCAATCACCCCGAGACAGAAGATTGCATTCGCGCCGAGCGATCGTTCCTGAAAACCCTGCAAGGCGGCTGTAGCATTCCAGCGTTTGGCTATGCCCATCACGAAGGGGGAGCGATCACCTTGAAAGGAGGCATCATCTCGCTCGACGGCCAACGCATCATCAAAGCAAAGCACTCCGCTTCACCCGCGGACGTGAAAGCCCTGGGCGAACGCGTAGCCAACGAGGTGCTCATCAACGGCGGCGCTACGCTGCTGAGCGAAATAAAGAATCTTGTTGCCTAA
- a CDS encoding peptidylprolyl isomerase, with product MKRISILVTLILLVMVSGCAQKKDYVVTIKTRYGNMVAILYDETPLHKANFIKLAKEHYYDSTLFHRVIQGFMIQGGDPDSKKATPGQHLGLGGPGYTVNAEFNPKFFHERGALSAARLADAQNPSKASSGSQFYVVQGTKMTEGELKTDFEKMNNMLGQFFQNPANRGAYDSLAAAFQVQDMKLLQELMVQLKPRVEKELNVNLSKEISPERLKVYTTVGGTPTLDGGYTVFGKVIQGLDVLDKIAAVTKDPADRPTEDIRMTVTVEELPVKKIEKLYGYHYPEKK from the coding sequence ATGAAACGAATTTCCATTCTTGTTACGCTGATTCTTTTAGTCATGGTTTCCGGGTGTGCTCAAAAGAAAGACTACGTGGTCACCATTAAGACGCGCTATGGAAATATGGTCGCGATCTTATACGATGAAACGCCGCTTCACAAAGCCAACTTCATCAAGCTGGCGAAAGAGCATTACTATGACAGCACCTTGTTTCACCGCGTCATCCAGGGGTTCATGATCCAGGGGGGCGATCCGGATTCGAAAAAAGCAACGCCTGGCCAGCACTTGGGTTTGGGTGGACCGGGTTATACCGTCAATGCAGAGTTCAACCCGAAGTTCTTCCACGAAAGGGGTGCGTTGTCGGCAGCACGGCTCGCAGACGCACAGAATCCATCCAAGGCCTCCAGCGGCAGCCAGTTCTATGTCGTGCAGGGCACGAAAATGACGGAGGGTGAATTGAAGACCGATTTCGAAAAGATGAATAACATGTTAGGGCAATTCTTTCAAAACCCCGCCAACCGGGGTGCCTACGATTCGCTGGCTGCAGCGTTCCAGGTGCAGGACATGAAACTGCTTCAGGAGCTGATGGTACAATTGAAACCCCGTGTAGAGAAAGAGTTGAATGTGAACCTCAGCAAGGAGATCTCGCCGGAGCGCCTGAAGGTCTACACCACGGTGGGCGGCACGCCGACTTTGGATGGAGGGTATACGGTGTTTGGCAAAGTCATCCAAGGGTTGGATGTGCTGGACAAGATCGCTGCCGTAACAAAAGATCCCGCGGACAGACCGACAGAAGACATCCGGATGACCGTGACCGTAGAAGAGTTGCCGGTAAAGAAGATCGAGAAATTGTATGGGTATCATTACCCCGAGAAAAAATAA